The stretch of DNA ATTTGATCTTCTTTTTATAGGCGTTTATTGGAAGTGTTCTTTATTCTTTTCCATGTTATTGATGCATGTTAATCAATTAGTCATTACATAGTGTCACATTGATGATATTTCAAGATACTATAAGGAAGAATAATCAGAAacaatattaaaaagaaaagatacTTGAAGAACTCAATATGAACTTTTACTATATGAAATCAATCAAGTATTCCACTACTACTTTCTGCTTATAACTTTCCATTTAATTGTGCTTTCTTCATGCTCCAAGCATTCAAGCTTGTGATCTTTACACCAGCAGTTCCATTATTGAAAGCATAAAGTAATGCTTTATCATTGATGGCCAATGTGGGATAAACTCTGGCTGTGATGGATGCTCTCCCTTCTCCTCCAAAACTCTCTACCACAGAGTGATCAATCTGTGAAATGCAGAAACTCATTTATTATAAGGCCAAAGGGTAAATATATATGATGAATGCAAAAATAATCTAGGAAATTGTCTTATTGATATGTTTTCtctcaaaaaataatttgaaccCCTAACTTTCATAATATCACTTTTGGCCCTCTAACTTTAGCCCCTTCTACAAAAGACTAACCCCcactgattttgaccaagtcaatgtACACATGAAAAGTGACTTACATGTCACGTCAGTAGGTCAACGCACACGTGGACAATAACTCACATGGGCATGTGAGTCACTGTCCACATGTGCGTTGACTTGGTTAAAATCAATGGGGACGAACCTTATGCTAAAGGGGCTAAAGTTAGGAGGCCAACCTTTTGCGAAAGGGATAAAGTTAGgggtcaaaattgcaagtttgtgaaagttaggagGCTAAGAGTGCAATTTAACCGATAACTAAtttttaaacttaattttttttttcaaaagaaatatatttgtGAATAGTCTGCACATAAACATAATTAGAAtatcaaaaatgatttttaaaaaatctaaaacaaacaacACTTATTTGCATCATTGTCATGTAAAAACAAACTTCTTAACATGATAAATACATGATTTTGaaattcactaatttttttttttggtacatgaaattcattaattaatatatttctaaaattattGATAGAAGTTGATTATTATGTTTCAATAAAGTCCATGCACGTGCTGATGAAAAAAAGAAGCTTTCTGCATCATCATAATATTAAGGAAAATACTAAGATATCATTTTATGACTTCATAACTTGCAACTTTGTTCCATGTTGATGGAACTTTTGTGGACCACACTACAATCCACAAAATTGACATTTATGTTTGAAGAAAAATGGAGCATATTTAGGGGGAAAGCTTGTGCATGTTAACTATAATCAATATGAACTTACCAAACTTCTCAATGACAGCTTCACATTCAGAACATCCACATCAATAAAAGTTCCATAAGTGGTCAGATCATTATCTTTATTCAAAGAAGACCTGTTAATTAAAGATGCATTTTTATAAGATAGACTTGGAACTCAATTTTGAATATAGTATAAGTTTAGATTATGAAAGATAAATAATATCTCCACACATAAatttgagagagaaaaaatggACAACAATTTAACTTGTTAATCTCGTTCAAATATGTGGTAAATTATGTTAAATGGATGactaataattatatatgaGTGTCGGTGTGTCAGTGTCACAACTCATTAATCATGCATTGAACGTAACTTACCAAGATTTTGTACTTTATTAACCAtgaatattttcatatatacaTGATAtctatttaatcatattttgtgTTAAAATAATACAATCCTTATGAAAATAACTAGGGGACAAGGACAAACCTGCTTTGGTCACTACAAAAGAGGACCAAAGGTTTTTGTTGGTGTTTGAATATTCTAAAAAACACTGATGTGAACTCTTTCAATCCCTTTGAAGCAAAAACAAGAAGACCAAAAGGTCCCAATCCATTTTTCCTTGATGAACTTTGGCTACATAAAATTTGAGGGTCTGTCCACTTGTCCAAAACTTCAGCATCTCTGATGTTATTCACTTCAAATGAAATTTCAACATCAGCCTGCATAAGATAAATGATTAATGTAAGTTATTTTcggataaacagcttaattaaaagcctatcatataagtgtttatgtataagctatttttataacaaagataaaataaagtcaaaatgTTTTCATACTATCTATATATAGTGCCCatttagattgacttatttttgagcttttgaaaaatagcttatacaaataaataaacttttatgttaatttataagttttaataacaaaaattgtattttcataagctgttttATCTTAAACTATCTTGataagcttataataatacataaaaatttatttatttgcataaactatttcaTCTAATCTCAAAAATAATTCAATCTAAACAATCAGCACTATATATTgccttattaattaatttactcTTTTAAGTATATGACTATATTATTGGAGGATGATATTGAGATACAGAATCTGATAATCTTTAATATAAAAAGCACTAAATAtatcataatataaaattaaaaactacaTTTTATTAAACTAATTAAGCAGAAAGTTACAGCTCAATATTAGACTTAGAAATGTTGTTTTTCAAACTATGCACAGAAATAAATGCTAGTACATTTTTTATCACAAGATATATGTAGTAATATATTAGTACTGTACTATATAGTTGCAACttgcaatattattattattaatcaattCATGGAGTTATTCACTTATTTTAGTAGTTAACAAGGAAGCATAAGTTACCTGTGCTGCTGTGATACCATTAATTTGCAACAGTTCACCTCCCTTGAGAAATTTGGTGGGCAAGTTAACATGATTTAGTCGTTGCTTCTCAAGTTCCACAACTGGCCATTGTACCAACTGTTTTCCTGACTTGTGCAACCATATTGCCCTTGGAATTGTCTACAAAACAAATACATGTTCATTATTGCTCAAATTTTACCCTAACATGCATTTTTTCATAAATGTTTTTCTTAGCATTGAACTAAATTATTTCAAGtcaactttatttttatataaaaattgtgGATCCTATTCTCATGCCATGATCTTAGCTGGCTCATGATATATTAATCCATATATTTCATTATTGTCATAAAAAACCATGCccaataaaataaactaatgtAACTTCTTATCAAGTCAAATAGTCAAgactatattatatttttgatcCAACTCttatcttgattttattttttattttttttaaaaacctAAATTAGCCCattcaaattggcaccagagataATCAAACCTGAGACTTTAAGAAGAAGCATACTCTGAGATCCCAAGTCATACCACCAGatcaacccaagtgggtttaacaaaattaaaaaacccaagttgattttataaaaatgaaaaaaccaataaaaaataaataaataaacaaaattaaaacaaaaactcaCATGGATTCCAGACCATCCTTTCTTGATATCATCAGCAACACTTGAAGATTCATTAACCCAACCAAGCAAAATCCTTCTATTCTTCCCATAATCAAAGAAAGTTTTTGAAGCATAATATTTTCCATAATCATATCTCAAAACATGTTCACTACTAACCTCCTCAAACCCATGATCAGGGGTAAATTTGTCTTTTCCTTCATTATAACtcccaattaaataataatcaTGTTTTTTATCATCTAAACTAACCTTCAAAACATGTCTAACATCATCATTATTTAATGATGTGTCAACACCAAATTTACCAATTTTCAAAACTGGAAAAAAATCAGGACACTCCCACATTCCAGTACCCTTAGCTGAATGTAAAGGGTGTTTTGATTTATTCCAATTAATAAAATCTTTACTCTtatataaaattgcaactcctCTAGTATTTCTTTTGCTACCAACAAGTATTCTCCAATGTCCATCTTTTCCTAACCAACCAGTAGTAGGGTCCCTAAATGAACttgcattaattttattttcaatagttGGTTCCATTAATGGATTTTTTGGTGACTTAATCCATTCCCTAAGAAAAGggtcatttaaatttttagggTATGCTATATTTTGTACTTGGtgattaaatttattaattccAGTGTACAAAATAGCTGGTTTGTTACCATGTAATATTGTGGCTGATCCTGACCAACAACCATTTACATCCGACGGTTGAGATGGAAAGATGGCTGGATCTAGTGGGGTCCAGTTAACTAGATCAGTTGAAATTGAATGTGCCCACACAATATTTCCCCAAACTGCACCTTTTGGGTTGTATTGATAGAATAGATGATAGAGTCCTTTGTAAATCAATGGTCCTACAAAAAGTTACATATATAAAGAGTTAGacaatatttcattttttgggaaaaatgcAATGACATGGAAAATGACAAACTATCAACTTCTAAATACCTTATACTatcattatattcaaattttattggtccacttcattttttatttttttattaagaatataTAGTTTAATCTCTTCTTTGAATGGAAATTTGTTGTACATGTTGTTATTGTAGTCATTGactttttttattgttgaaatGTCATTTTTCTATTGATTTAGTAAGTGATTTGCATATAGCCATAACTTGGTTAATTAAATAGATcctgtatatttttatttcattttggtcctactactatatataatatgtaGGTTATATGTGGCAAGCTATGATTTCTACAGCTTTGCAATTGCCGTTTTTTATATTACTTTTCAACTTTCAACCTTTTGATTTTTGACTAAATTCTATGCAAATTATTtgtgaaattaattaattaaacatattgttaaattatttttcaaaaatgtttAGACACAAACTGTATGAATTAATAGACACAATTGACACGTCAAAAAAACTAGTAAAAGTTTGAAAAGAATTCAATAGTTAGAAGTAAATCTCATGTGTTGGTGTCGTGTTAAATATCAGAAATATCTTCGATCAGAGTGTTAATTCTATATAGGACATAACAAACATGtatgatgataataatattataggaaactatatatacataaaaatgtatattattattattataagaaaaatgaacTAACCATTAGGATCTGCAAATCCACATATCCATTTGAGCATAACATGTCAAATGACAAAAACAATgaagcaaaagaaaaatatgttagAGATGTAAAATATTTcaccaaaaatataaaaaaataaagtaaaagaatGAATTTAAGAGAGTATACAAtgtttaaataacattaatTACCATTGATCCAATTCTTGGGAGGTTGGAAATGATAAGCAGTTCTGTAAGGTTGATCTGTTGAATCATCAGAAGATTGAAGGTTTCTATAAACATGGTGAGTAGCTTCAATAGGAAGAATATCATTGACAAAAATGAAAGTGAAGAGAGGCAATAACCAAATAGTAGAgaatatattcatattgaaatGTGGAGAAAATTACAAGGCTATGTTTTCTATTTATATAGAGAATTGAAAACTGTTGTGCTGGCTATGGTTTGAAACATGTGAGTAATGGAAAAGGATATGTATGTTTGTCAATGTGTATATATCCCATgaatatttttcaatatatagAGATATATATTATCCGTAAGTCCTATAATTTAGTTGTTAAATGTTGAAATTGTCAAGTTAGATATTTATGGTGTttcatgtttaaaaaaaaatatatttttggtgtTTCGAGTTCGaatctattatttttatattttatacgcGAGTttgatataatatatatagatattttttatttttaactgcTAAATTTTTCTCATATACTATTAGAATTTTGAGTGAAATTCATTGGTCAAGTGAAGCAACCACGAAAGTATGTAGTCTTATTTGTCAAACCTAGGTAAGAagcaatatttaattttatttcaatcCATGTTGAAAGATACCTCCAGAGAGTAAGTTAATTTGCCATCATTTTTAATGGATATTTTTAAGGTGGATATTTTGGACCTATTAGAATTATACATCTAAGCAGTAATGTAGATATCTAAAtaagatatatattaaaaaattcaccTACTTTTAACAGGCCCAGCCTAGACACATGTGCAACATGTGTTGTGGCATCGGGCCTCCTAAAAAATGAgggcctcaatttttttaagagtagtaatattaataaattaagggtgcaaaagttaatatattatatagcAAATTGCAAAAGTCCAATTGTCAGGCTCATAACCTCTTTTATGGAGTTGTAGTTATAATAAATTAGAAAGTGCAAAATTTAATGCATTACTTAATTGAcgaatttccttcaaaaaaatgtTCCAAAAATGACTCGTTTTAAGtaattagaaaatatttttttgttactgtTTAGATTATGACTCTTTTTACGTTAAAAAAATTGAGTCTTATTTATTAAAGTGTCACTTTTTATATTTGCATATGGCCTTCAAAAACTCAGGGTAGGCCCTGACTTTTAATATATGtacctcaaaaaaaaatatttaaagatggatcttgcaattttttttttttttgaaccaaacaagcatgaatcttgcaatttttaatcaaacaaatttaatgcatttcattaactATTAAATGTTCaatataatctcaaatctatggaagcTAACCCAAGAATTGGTCAccctagcaagagtatgagcaaccgAATTCGTTTACCTCCTAACAAACTTATCTTCAAAGTTTAGAAAAgataacataaaaataacaatgtcATGAACAATTGAAAAAAACTCAGAATTGCCTCTACGCTTTTATGTGAATAGCGTCAATCAACATCTTCGAATCACTTTCACTCGATCTAGTCCTCTATGTCTAGCTTCTTTCATAGCTAAAAGTAATGCTCATGCTTCACCCTCTAAAGTTGAAATCACAGACTGCTGTCATTGCATCATACCAGCCATAAACTAACTATTACTATCACGAAAACACAATTCCAACGAGGTTTTCCTAGAGCCGGTAACCAAGCAACATCAACTTTGGTAGTTTTTTTTCCAGTAAAACtagttataaaaaataagtaaaaagaCTCTAATCCTGAAGCTAGATCTTATACTTGAAAGACTTGTTTCTTACGGTATTTAAGGGTCTCCTCCTATATTTGCGATTGGAGAACATGTAAGGCACACCATCCTAAAGCCGCCGGCTGTTACAACACAAATTTAATACTC from Trifolium pratense cultivar HEN17-A07 linkage group LG5, ARS_RC_1.1, whole genome shotgun sequence encodes:
- the LOC123885743 gene encoding beta-fructofuranosidase, cell wall isozyme-like, with protein sequence MNIFSTIWLLPLFTFIFVNDILPIEATHHVYRNLQSSDDSTDQPYRTAYHFQPPKNWINDPNGPLIYKGLYHLFYQYNPKGAVWGNIVWAHSISTDLVNWTPLDPAIFPSQPSDVNGCWSGSATILHGNKPAILYTGINKFNHQVQNIAYPKNLNDPFLREWIKSPKNPLMEPTIENKINASSFRDPTTGWLGKDGHWRILVGSKRNTRGVAILYKSKDFINWNKSKHPLHSAKGTGMWECPDFFPVLKIGKFGVDTSLNNDDVRHVLKVSLDDKKHDYYLIGSYNEGKDKFTPDHGFEEVSSEHVLRYDYGKYYASKTFFDYGKNRRILLGWVNESSSVADDIKKGWSGIHTIPRAIWLHKSGKQLVQWPVVELEKQRLNHVNLPTKFLKGGELLQINGITAAQADVEISFEVNNIRDAEVLDKWTDPQILCSQSSSRKNGLGPFGLLVFASKGLKEFTSVFFRIFKHQQKPLVLFCSDQSRSSLNKDNDLTTYGTFIDVDVLNVKLSLRSLIDHSVVESFGGEGRASITARVYPTLAINDKALLYAFNNGTAGVKITSLNAWSMKKAQLNGKL